In the genome of Bremerella sp. JC817, the window AGTGGTTCAACAGCGAAGATCAAACCGATGATCGTGCCCACAAGACCGAGCGTGATGATTACCGTCGATGTTTGTTCTGTGAAACGGGTACGCGACTGCATTTTATTTTGGAGTAACGACACCAGGTTGTCTTGATTGATGGTGTTGTCGCGGCGATAGATTTCGTAGAGATTCGAGACATGGTCCCGAAACACACTGCTGATAGAAGAGTTGAGAAACGCTTGAATCCCAGGGGCGGTCTCTAACGCTGTAAGCTGTAAATTGGATAGTTTGAATTGTTGGTGAATGAAACGGATATCCCACGCACTTTTGAACATGCCTACAACAAACAAGACGAGTACAACAATGCACAGGCCCGACTTATCAGTCCGAATTGCATCCCAAAGCCGGGGACCGATGATCACAGCGATCAGCAGCAACGAGAATCCTGCCAATAGCAGCCATTCCCGTAGTGGGCGACGTTCCAGTGTCTTCGACTTCCGCGGCTTTCCGGTTTTATACATTGCGGTCATACTCTTTTTTTGAATGTAAATCGCGGCTATCGGGTAGCAGCAATCAACGGCATTTCAGCTTCTTCCGAATGCTTCGCGACGCGTACCTGGCTCGATGCCGTTAACTCGTCCATTTGAAGATGCAGGAGCTGGCCTTTGTCGCTCAGATAGATGGCCTCTCCTTCCCCAGCCATGATGAAGGCAGCACAATAAGACCGATGGCCGTATAAGTCATAGACAAATTCGCATTCACGCTGCTGTCCAGGCATCGCCTTAAGTTGCCATTGATCCGCCTGGCTGAGCTTTTGCAATGGATAGCTGATCCATTGCCCCGTTGGCTTCTCAAAGATGCAGTGTCCGTTGACGACCGACAATACTTTCATCGGTTCGTTCGAGGGAATTCCCTCCTGGTTGTGCCATACATGGAATTTCGAAAGATCGATTGGTGCCATTACTGGGACGGTTTCTGCGATCGTTTCGGTTTCGAGAACAGAGACCTGCGGAACATCTGGTGCTAGGTGCTCAGCTGCGTTCACGTTCAACCCGGTCGCTGAAATTGGCGTCGAGCAGGTAGGGATCCAGACACGTGATCGAACCCACGAAACACTCGAGCCACAGCAACTTCTTCGCCACGCAAACAGCCCGCGCCGACAACACCCGGAAACGAGGGACGGCTCCCAGCACGATACCGGCGTACACACATCAACGTATTGGCCGCAACAAGCCTCCGGAGGAGCGATGGAACTAAGCCCAGGTGAAACGGGGTAGGGTTGCGAAAGGACACTTTGGTCGGCCTGTCGTCGCTGGTCGAGCATCGATACTCTTGGTTCGTTGGCGGAAACCGACGATTTTGGCACAACGGCATTTGGAGCCGTTGTTTTCGAGTCTCGCGTAGGCGCAACAGGTGACGTTGTCCTCGGAGTCGTGGGCGGAACTTGGCGATTTGGAGTAACCGCCGGAGCAGCGATCGCCACCAACGCGTCGGCCTCATTTGGCAGGGAGCGGCCAAGTGCTACCGGGATGTTATGACGAAGATTTTCAGGTGTCACCTTTGAGGTAATCCACGCGGTAATTGCCTTTCGATCAAAGAAGACCGCTCGGTTTTTGTATTCCATCGCATCGGCAATTTCAGCCAGAATCGCTGAGCCAGCAAGCAGTTCTAATTCCGAGAAAATCGGAGCCTTATCAGGAATTCCGCCCGTAATACGATCGTAGTCCCCTTTGGCTGCGTTACGCGTTTCTTCGTCTTTGACGTCTAGATAACGCGCCGGAGGATAGTTCGGATAGCTTGACTCCATCAGTTGACGGTAGTTGTCGATGTCCTCTTTAGTGACGACCGCGAAAGGATCGAGTGCCGTCTCTGGTTTCAACATGGTCATCATCGCCCAAACTGATCCGCCAGAGAATAAGACGATCTTTCGCTCCCCGAGAACCGGCTTGGCCTTTATCTGAGCTTGCAATGCAGCGCCGACGATTTCCTGTGCCAGGCTCTTGGAGATTGAGACCGCGTCGCCCCCTGATTGATTGACGGCAGCTTCGACTTCTTGGGCAAACGTCGCCGTGCCAAAGGGCGCGTCCAAACCGATGAAGTCCTGGGTTGTTCCGGTTCCGGTGACAAACGTGCCCCCTTTGGTATTGCCAGAGCCAACGTCAACCACCATCGCGGTCGTTCGTTGTGCGGCCGGAATCAAGGCCAGGTTTGTCAGAGCAGCTTCTTCTCGAGCATCGATCCGCGTCAATGTGAGGCCTGCGGTTTCCTGAATGCTGCGAGCCAGATCTTGGTAGTTACTCGCAAACGTCGGAACGCCAGAACTTGCCACGCACGAGATGTTGGTCGCAGGCACCTCCATTTCGTTCATCAATGCCTCTTTAAACTGAGTAACGACGTGAGCGACATCCTGAATCTTTGCTTCTTTAAAGTTGACTCCATCCAGCCGACTAAGCGAGGTATTCGTGATGTCCTTGCCCAGTTGAAACATGGAAAGAGATCCATCCTCATTCACCTCGACCACGGTAGTCTTGATCCCCTTTGCCCCAATTTCGATTCCACCAAAACGCTCGGCGGCAATTGTGGTACTTGCCCACAACATCGCCCAGCACAACATGCCCAAACGTACATACAGATTCATTTCAAAGCCTCATCGTTGAAAAATCAGGGAACCCACAGGATTCCACCAGGAATGTGTTCTTCAATCTCGCCACGCATCTGCGAGATCTCAGGAGAAAACAGCACAGGAGGCGTTACCTCGTCCACTGCCATAAAGGTGTTGATCCCGCATACTGAGCCATCGTCACGAATCAGAGGCCCGCCCGAGTTTCCGTGTGAAATGCGAGCACTGTGTTCGATACTGGAAAGCTGCTGAATGTCAGTTGAGATCCGACTGACTTGACCACTGTAGTAGCTGAACTCCTTTTCACGAGGCAAAAGCATTTCGGCGACAGAGTGCTTTGTCCGAATTAGCTCTGCCTTATACGCTGCTTCAGCGGAATCATGTGCCCTGGAAGCCTGACCTGGAAACCCAAGGGAGTGAATATGATCGCTTCGCTTTACCCCCGGAGCACTGCAGAGACGGAAGTATTTAGAGGGCGTGGTGCGTTCGATTTTCCCAATCGCTAGGTCGAACCGGTTGCTCATGAAAAGCACTTTCATGTCGTACATCCGATCGCGAAAGAATACATATTTTGAAAACCTGAGTTCGGAACCTTTCGCCTTTACCCTCTGTCGCAGAGCGTTGATCGACTTTGCAGTATCTGCGCTAAGCTCGCGCATCATGGCTTCGTGGTCGGTGACATGTCGATTTGTCAGCAAGTATCCATCCGAAGTTACGGCGAAACACGAGCCGGTCGAAAGTGGAAAGAGATCGATCGTTTCTCCACCGGCACTGACTTCGGTAAGAGCGACGACAACCAGGCCAACCGCGTGATAGAAGGCCTCCTCGTCGCTGGCGTCGTCAATCGCAAGCCCGGAATCGTCTGCAACCGGTGGCAATGGGGGAAGTTCTTTGTCTAGATCGACTTTTAGAACGTCGACATCCGTGGCCAATGCTGGCTTCACATCGACTGCCGGCTGCTGACCAACGACCTCTTCTGATCCTACGGAAGATGACACCCCAGCAACGATCACAACCACCAGGATCAAACACCCCAGCGATACAGCACCGATCATCGCCATTCGCTTAGCTGATAACTTGGAATGAAAGTTCCCTGAGAATTCGGGACATTGTTCCGCGTCCTGCCACGACCTCAGGTGGGAAGCGAACACCGGGGTGTCTCGCGCTACCGTCCCCTGACTTACCAGCTGGATCATCTCGCGTTTGGTAAAGGGCCCTTGCTTGTCTCCTGCATAGGCATAATACCAGTCAGGCTTTTCGTTGACTGACGGAACCAAATCACTCCGAGACGAAGAATTTTCGACGGACTGACAACGAGCCTCGAGCAACGAAACGAGGTGTCCTGCCGACTCCCACGTCCTTCGGTCTGTCGAGACCAGATGCAGGCGTGAGAACTCTTTCCGCTGCAGCATCGCTAATAGTTGCTGATCCGAATAGGGGCCCGAGATTTTGCCGCCTAGTTTGATGTAGTACATCGTTAATTGCCCTTCAACGACAGTTGTGGCAGCACGGTAATCACTGGAAGGTATTCCAGTTCGTGTCGGGCCGCATTTCCCGAATCGGCCAGATCAATGGCTTGGGAGGGATCGGTTGGATTCAATACAAAATGCCTCGAACCTTCGACCTCTTGAACGGGTTCAAAGGGAAGGGGCGCGAACTTCCCTTTGCATTGCGTACAGATTTCTGTGATACGGAAGACGTGACTTACCTCTTGAAATCGAACTTCATCGGCTGTTTTATGGGTTTGCCAGTCGATGGAAGGGAGGGCCGCAACAATTTCGCTTGCTTGTTTGCGGAACTTTTTAAATTGACCATTCCCACTCCAGCTATCATTCAAAATCCATCGAGGGATACTGGTTTTGTTCCATTCATTTACCATCTCCTCGCATGCCTGGACCTCCTTGCTTGCTCCGAAGAAGTCGTTCAGAGAGCCACTACCAAATCGTCCTGCTTGGATGATCTGGTGCAACATCAACAGACGGCAGATCGGATCGATCTTACTCTCCCTCTCACCAGCACGAAGCTGTTCGTAGACGTCCCCATAGGTTTGATGCCAAGTTGCGGGTTCAACTGCTTCGAGCTTGGGAATGGCCTCGTCTGCGAACAGCGATTGAGGCGCCTTAAAAGTCAGCACGCCGTTCGGTATCGCAAATCGAGAGGACGGCACGTCCGCACCGTTAAGAGGGGCTGGCCCGACCTTTCCAGGAGCTGGCTCATCATCGAAATAGTGATGATTTTCGACACCTTCCGGGTCACGATACATCCATACGTCGACAATGTACTGCCCTTTCGATTGCCACTGGCCTAACAGCCTGGTGAAGTTCGTTCGTGCCGCCGCATGTTGCAATTCTTCGCGACAGAAGCGGTAGCCATCTCGGAACTGCGGAATTGTTTGAAAGGTCTGTGCGTGTTCGGCAGGGGGTTCCTGGTTGACGGCCAGGTCATTCGTGACGATGGCAATACTCAGATAGACCTGCCTTAAATTTTCATCGAGATTCTGAATCTCGGGATGAAAATGCTGATACTCTTGCAAAAGCCGATTCAACTCCTCACTTGTTACGCTGGCATCAAGCGACTCCACAAACTTCCAGTATCTGGCAATTGCCTCAAACTTCGACCAGACCGAATCAATCTCGGTTTCTGCCCGTTCCAGAATCTCGTCTGCTTCCGTACCGAGCATCAGTTTCAGATCTTCCGATTTAGACAGCACGACATTGGCATCTTGCCGCAGCGCCTCAAATTGCTTCTCGATCGCCATTTGGTCTTCACCTGGGTGCAGTTGCGCGGCGACCTGCGCGACGCGGTCGGATAATTCTTCAGACCAACCGATGAGTTTCGCCTTTTCAAGGTCGATGCTCATCCGATTACGATCGAGCCTTGCGATCTTGGCGGCATCCACCCGGTCACGGTGTTCGGCGGCTATCAGTCGCTTCTCTTCGGCAGCTGCAATCAGGAGGTCGATGTCTGATTCCGCAAAGATCGCCTTGTCTGCGGCTTCGATGTCTGCAAGCAATTTCTGAAAGGCTTCATGGCGATTGCGGTCCTGAATTACCGACTCGCGAAATGCGACCATTTCGGCCGTGTGTCGCAATTCCTCAGGTAGCGAGTCGATCTCCGCCAAGGCCTCGACGTAATCTTCCTCGGCCAAGGGACCACTCTTCACTTTGGCTATCGCACCTTCTAAAGCAGCTTCATGGGCCCAATGTTGCCCCAGGAAGTAGATGACCGTGGGGACCATCGTGATCAACAGCAGCACCGACACGGCGATAGCAAAGTAGTTGCCCTGTCGACTACGACTCGACGACATGAGTCGAGCCTGGTACTGCTGTTCCAGGTGTTCGTCCACCATCCCCATCGCCGCCGCCTTCGCATGCGCGATTTCAAGATCGGCCTGTTGACATTTCCGATCCTGAATCATCCGGGAAAGCCTTTCTCGGCTTTCAATCTTCTCTTGTTCGTAGTCGATCTCTCGTTGGCGTTTTTTCATCCATCGCCGAGCCTCGGCGACGCGCGGACTTATGTCCTCGGCAGGATGACTGATCTCAAACAGCAGTTGATCCAGTTCGCCGAAGGCAGTCACAACAGCGGCGAAGTCTTCTGCATCAAAGCAGCGAAGAACTTCTGCTTCCAACACGGGAAGTTGCTTGTGTTGTAGATTTCGGATTGCCTTCTCAAGCAGAGCGATCAGTGATGGCAGTACCGGTTCCAAGTAGTTGCTGTTTACCAGATCATCGGCAAGCTCACGAATCGCGGCTTCATTACGGTCTCGGGAGAACTGGCTGACATATTCAGGAATCTCGCGAAACCAGGCCTGTTCCGTTGCACGGATATCTGCCTCCATGAATGGATGGGATGGCTCGATAGCCAGGATACGACGCATTACTTGCAGCTTAGATGGAGCAAGTGCCCGGATCAGTACCAATCGCCGAAGTTGATCGTTGAGTGGCGTCAATCGTCCAGCAACATCGAATGCCTCCTGCAATGCTTCAACGTAAGCATCTTCAATCAACTCCGCTTGGAATTGCTGTCGAGTCTCTTCCGTCAATTTTTCGAGTGTGTTCGGCGCCAATGAGACCAGGCGAGCACACTCCGGCAACAGTTCTGGGAACTGCATCGCTAGTGCCACCGCGTTTTCGTAGTAGCCTGCCTTACGAAGTTCGGCACAACGGTGTAGTCTTGTCCGTGCAGCTCGGTAGTCCTCGAAGAATCGCGTGGGATGGGAGTGATCAGCTTGGTGCATTATTCGACTCCGGATTGACAGGAACGGGTTGCAATATTTTTGCTGGCGAATCGCCAAAAATCAGAATTGGAAAAACATCCTTTGTGTTTGAAGCATGGCGCCGAAACTCGCCTTCGAGGGTGCAATAGCGGAGTAGCGTTGCCATTGCCATCTGCTCTGCAGTAGGCGTCTGAGGAACATGGCTTAGCAGGGCGACAGCCATTGGTTGATCACCTCCTGCATGGTTATGGAGGACAACAACACCGGCGTTAATCTGGAACGGAGGTTCCCAACGGAAGGGAATCTCACTGGCACGACCGAACAAGGGGATTGCATCTGGCACCGATCCGTGAAAAGGTTGTCCTGCCACGAAAGGAATTTCGTAGCTTTCAATCTTGAGCGAATAGGCTGCTTCGGGCTTTCTTTTCAGATCCGTTGATTCTCTTTGCTCGGCGGGAGACTGATCGCTTTCGTCCTCTACTTCGTTGTGCTTCTCTGGTTCCGAGTCAGATTCTTGCTTTCGACCCTTGCCGGTTTTTTTCTTCGATGGAACAGGCTTTGCTTCTCCTGTTGCTGGCTCCGGAAATGCTTCGTCGAACATCGCGCGAGCCATCGGGCTTCTCCATCGTTGTCCGATGGACTCGGAATCGGGGTTGTCGTAGCTACGGATCGCAGGGAACGGGTCATTGAACAATATCCGAATATGCTGCGACGTTTCTCCTCCAAGCGATGTGAGGACGATGTCCACGGAGCTGAGGCGAAGCAATGCCAATTCTCCAAGGCCAGGCTCAGGTTTGACGATGACGCGGCAATCATCCTCCAAGGCTACTTCGGCAACGAGAACGTCTTCGAGATAGATCTGTGAAGTTGGTCGTTTCCCATTAAACTTTCGCTCGTGAACCTGCCCGTCGGCACCTAGCTGTCGGAGACTCTTCGTCGCACCAGGCAGTAGAGCGCATTCATAGACAATTTCAGGATCTATCTTTCCCCAACGCTCCATCCGACCTGCATCCAGGCAGATCAGTTGATCAGACACCGGAACTTTTGCCGTTTTAGGAGTCAGATCCGGGAACTGCTCTTTCGGCATTGGATCGCGCGGCGTTTCATCTGGCTGAATATCGAGCTTTGGCAATATTTTGCTTCCTTGGTGCTTTTCACTCCTTGTTTCTTTGACGGTTGGCCTCGCTGGTTCCACAGACTTATCGGGGATCGAGCTCGGTAGCGCGATCATCGCTGGCTTCTCTTCGAATGCTACTGCGTCAGCCACCGGATCACTCATCCATGCAAGTGTGCCGAGTACCCCTAACAAAAGCCCAACCCCGATGCAGGAAAAAGTGACTATGCCAGCCATTGATCGGCTTGGGTTCTTCGGAGGTGGCGGAATCGGTGCCTCATTGGATGGTCCTGTTCGACTTCGACTCCTTTGTTGATTGATCGCAGGCTTAGCGAATGTCTTGAAGAAGTCATCTTCGTCCTCCACTTCCAGCGCTGACTTTTTCGCATCGGATGACGGTTCTAAACTGATCGGGGCCCGATCTTTCTTCACCACGAACCCGATTTTTGCGACAGCGGGCGCCGGACGATTTAAGTCTAGCAATCGCTGCGTCGGCAAATTCGTAGCCTGTCGAGCAATTCCAGCACCTTCTACCAAGCCGATCCAATCGAAGGTGATACCCCGAAGATCTGCCCCAAGAGGTGAAATGAAGGTGATACTGTTAGCCTTTTCCCTAGAAAGCCGAGAAGCTGCATCAGCAAAAGCTCCAAGGACCATGTCGGGATTACTCCCCATCACAAACACGGGGCGTTCTGATTGCTGCGTCCATGTCATCAGCGTCTGCAGGCCAGCTTGGCCAGAAGCCGTCTTTTGCCACGGGAATTGGCGACACCGTTTGATCAAACTCAGCTTGCGTTGTTCCAGAAACCGGGGGGCCCCAGACCAGGTTGTCTCGAAAAGGGTACGCGAATTGAGAATGTCGAAAATAGTGACTTCACCCCCAAACATCTCGTCGGGAATTGCGATGTGATGCGAAACGAAGTTGTTTCGGGCCGTGTAGTCGAGTCCTGCACTGCAGGTTCGCGTTAGAACGTGCCACTTTGTTCCTTCTGCATCTTCGGTGATATGCGAGAAGACGGCAAAAGTGGAATCGCTGGGGGCATCGCGGAAGAAATCAAAACGACTGAGCTTCCGCATTGCCAATGTAAGTGGCTTAGGTAGTTCACGGGTCATCGCGACGACACCGAGCCCTGGGGCTTCAAAGGTTTCTGGCGCCGATGTATAGATCATTTCATGAATCAAAGGGACCGACTCCGCTGGGTAGGGCTATTTTGAATTTTTCCGAGAACAGGTAGGAAATAGCTTGGGATGCGCTTGGTTCAAGAGAACGACCATCGGAACCTCAGCCCAGACCGGCGTACCATCTCCAACGCGGAATTCCTGAACTCCGTCTTCATTTAGCTTGACGTCGGTTCCCACCGCAGCGACGGGACAAAACACGACGTCGCGACTAATTGCCTCGGCGGTATCGACGATTTCGTTGCATTTGCAATCCCGCAGAAGCTGTTTGCAGGCATCAGATACCTGAACCAAGTGTTCCTGCAAAATACACTCGAAATCGACTTTCGCCGCGACATTGGTTATTTGCTGAAACAGCGACTTGGGCAATCGATCTTTAATTGTGTCCATCCACATATCGAACTTTGTTAGCACGACGACCAAGGTCTGTGGAATCGGATCGCGTGCGCCGAGTGGACGAGACGAATGCTCACGAATTCGACTCGCAGCTTCCGACAGGAATGTATCTTGTCGGGAACTCGCCGTGGCTGCCGTCGGGGCGTTCTTCATCAAACGCCGAAAACGTCTGTCTTGGGTAGGGTCGAACGTGAACATGAGCCCTTTCGAGCGAGCCAGATGGCCAGTCATGTACTTGTTTTCCTGGCTTGTTCGATAGTCGAAGTGCTCGCCAGCGTTGTCATACAAGCAAAGCAAAAACTCCATGTTCCGTTCATTCTTGTGTACATGCAGATCGGTCGGAGCGAGACGAAATGTGTAAGGAGGCAGATATCTGCGGAGAGTCCCGTTGACCTTCGTTTGACGCCAGGTTTCGCCATCTTCAACCTGCGTTTGCTGCACAACCGAGCTGAACCGTCGATACTCTTCCGCACCCATGTCGGAGAACAATTTCTGCTCATCCAGCAACAAGGATTCATTCAAGGCCAAGTCGGCGTCGAAGAACCCAACCCCTAATGCGCCAGCGCGTTGTCGCATAGTATGAACCATCGAGGCGAGGAACACCGACTTACCGCTCGACTTGGCCCCGAGTACACTCAGCACCATCGTCGGCAACTCAAGAGACATCTGCGGAATAGTGAGTCGACACTGGGGACAAGCGACTTTCGTACAAGTCGATCCATGGGGATCAATAGCATTCCCACCGAAATTAAATCGTTCGGGAACGAAACGCATCGCCTCTTGCCGTCCGGAGGCGTAGGCCGGAAGAAACGGATCCGGTTCCATACGTGGATCAGTTGCTACGAATTGAACACGTTCCGGAGCGAATTCGTGCCAGCAATTCGGACAAAGTGCCTTCTGACGGAGAGACCCGAGACGCACATGATTTGATAGAAACAGCCCTGCCATACCTTTAAACCCTCATGTACTTTTCAGGTTTTGTAGTGCGGAAGTCACATACGCATTGGCTAATATGTGGTGGATTGTATAAGCCGAATTTTGCCCCGCTATCCATTCCCTTGCGCCAAGTTGACGAAAACCCCGAACCCTAGCGCAATATTCTCCTGTTCTTAATGTCTGCGCATCTTTACATTTCCGCTAACCGATGTCTGTAACACGGTTTGTGGACTCCCTGATCGCTCTACTATTTCTTCTTGCCCTGACAACTCTGCACGCCTAAATTGGGAATGGACGCCAGTCGAACTCGCATGACAAGTCGTCCTTCCGATCATCGTCACCACCGCCCTTAACGTGCACTAATACGCATGTCATTACTATGTCTAATACCTATTAGGTCGTTAGCCTGCACTTTTTTTGGTTGTGTATGTCACGCCTATCGAGAATCAGCGATGTTCTAGCCGTGCCGTGCCTTACACTTCTCAGGCACGGCTAGTAGGATTAGTCATCCTTCCTTGGCTGGCGGCATCCGTTCCTACTTGGCTGGCTTCCGTGGGGTTGAGGCAGTGAGTGCTCTTCGGCCTGAGGTGTCGGCCAGGTCGATGGTTGCTGGGCTAGCGGATTCCCATGGCCTGGCGGAAACCCAGTCCCATTTCGAGCAAGCCTTCCGAGTCGGCGTTGCGGACCAGGGATTCTACTTCCCGTTGTTCCTGAGGCGACATTTCTTTGCGGAAGGCTTCGAGCAGGACCTGGCCGACAACTTGGATTGTTCCGTTGGATACCAGGTACGGGGCCTGCAATACGCCGGTAGAGCTTCTGACTTGCACATCTTCGATATTGCCGTTGCGGTCGCAAAGAAACAAAAGCCGGGTGTCGCCGCGACCATTGGCCATCCAGACGTAGTCATACACCAGAGCGAATTCGCCAGGGATCTTAGCGCCGGAAGAGTCGACCACACCAACAATTCCGACACATTCGTACTGCCGAAGTTCTGCCCCCATGTGCACGATCCCCATCACATACTTCGCGGTCGAAGTGGAGTCGAGGAATTGACGGGCCTTGCCGACCGCCAATACATCTTGTGCCTCGCATAACGATGCTGCGCTAAGAATGACCATCAAGGTCAGCGGCATAGTAATCTTCTGGTAAGGAATCTTCATAAGTTGGCCTCTTGTTAATTCGTAGGAAACTTTTGACAGCCGTTTGATTGAAAGCTTGGTAGAAGGCGGCTATCTTGCTAGAGAACTGCTCGTTTCTCGCCAGCCGGGCAATCTGGCTGGGATCGAAGGGGCTCCTTGTGGTTTTTGTGAGTCGTCGTGCGTTCCTGTTTCATTACAGATCGCCGGTCACCTATCGGATGTGACAAAGACAACTCCTAAAACTTGCCGGCGTGTATCAGAAGTAATGAGAAGCCTCTTGCACTTGCAGAACTTACGACTCGAGAACATGAGCGCAGAATCACCGTGAACAGGGCTGTCTGATGAATGTTCGATCTGGCCTCTTGTCCGATTCCGTGCCGATCGCTTCCGCTGATGAAGAGTCCGGCACCGGGAATTCGTTTCAGAGATTGTTGAGGCAAGGCTGTTCGTGTCTCACGGTCGATCTACTAGCCGCATTGCCGGCCAAAGAGGGCCAGGCTTGGCGAACGGTCAAAGATCGCTTGAAGCAGTCGGCCAACGGCGCAGAAGAGTTCCGCGATCTCGATGCCTTGAAAGACGTCACGATCGATATGCTTGATGCATTGCCCCCGACAGAGCGAAGCATCTGGTGGGATATCTGGCAGGAGTATTCGCTGCTCATGGAAGGGACCGATCTGCGAATGCTTTCCGGTATGGCCGCCCAAGACAATTCGGCATGGGAGAAGTATTCGGTCCTGTTCACGCCGCTGCTTACGCGTCAGATCTCGCGACTTTTTCCGGAGGGAAGAGCAGGGGATATCGGCGTCGAGGATCTCGTCCAGCAGGTCAATATCAAGTTGTTTCTCGCGATTGGCGACT includes:
- a CDS encoding MotA/TolQ/ExbB proton channel family protein — translated: MYKTGKPRKSKTLERRPLREWLLLAGFSLLLIAVIIGPRLWDAIRTDKSGLCIVVLVLFVVGMFKSAWDIRFIHQQFKLSNLQLTALETAPGIQAFLNSSISSVFRDHVSNLYEIYRRDNTINQDNLVSLLQNKMQSRTRFTEQTSTVIITLGLVGTIIGLIFAVEPLSAAFDPENMGKTEVLYGRMKLVMDNMKTAFYTTLFGAILGGIALRILSILVDSNSDNLVGHVAELCEVHLLPAMRHAAQDREIVPKDETPRDIDLRRYGLN
- a CDS encoding GYF domain-containing protein; translation: MYYIKLGGKISGPYSDQQLLAMLQRKEFSRLHLVSTDRRTWESAGHLVSLLEARCQSVENSSSRSDLVPSVNEKPDWYYAYAGDKQGPFTKREMIQLVSQGTVARDTPVFASHLRSWQDAEQCPEFSGNFHSKLSAKRMAMIGAVSLGCLILVVVIVAGVSSSVGSEEVVGQQPAVDVKPALATDVDVLKVDLDKELPPLPPVADDSGLAIDDASDEEAFYHAVGLVVVALTEVSAGGETIDLFPLSTGSCFAVTSDGYLLTNRHVTDHEAMMRELSADTAKSINALRQRVKAKGSELRFSKYVFFRDRMYDMKVLFMSNRFDLAIGKIERTTPSKYFRLCSAPGVKRSDHIHSLGFPGQASRAHDSAEAAYKAELIRTKHSVAEMLLPREKEFSYYSGQVSRISTDIQQLSSIEHSARISHGNSGGPLIRDDGSVCGINTFMAVDEVTPPVLFSPEISQMRGEIEEHIPGGILWVP
- a CDS encoding sigma-70 family RNA polymerase sigma factor gives rise to the protein MNVRSGLLSDSVPIASADEESGTGNSFQRLLRQGCSCLTVDLLAALPAKEGQAWRTVKDRLKQSANGAEEFRDLDALKDVTIDMLDALPPTERSIWWDIWQEYSLLMEGTDLRMLSGMAAQDNSAWEKYSVLFTPLLTRQISRLFPEGRAGDIGVEDLVQQVNIKLFLAIGDFRRERFGSFRRYMRLIAAGVIIDTLRSTHRRERHEAAYREVQELLIDESAQSQQWDHEYQMSVLQIAWGKLRDGFNPKHSEVYDRLIEGKSTAEIEAELQVNAANIRQIKKRISPVIKQLLRDWGEL